One Candidatus Culexarchaeum yellowstonense genomic region harbors:
- a CDS encoding type II toxin-antitoxin system HicB family antitoxin produces MVKLRFGVVIEKDEDGYYVAYVPELPGCHTQARTLDELLERIKEAVELYLEVEEPIDVKRELIGVQFIEVGVSESKTASS; encoded by the coding sequence ATGGTGAAGCTGAGGTTTGGTGTAGTCATAGAGAAGGATGAGGATGGCTATTATGTGGCGTATGTTCCTGAACTTCCAGGTTGCCATACTCAGGCTAGAACGTTAGATGAGCTTTTGGAGAGGATTAAGGAGGCTGTGGAGCTCTACCTTGAGGTTGAGGAGCCAATCGATGTGAAGAGGGAGCTGATCGGCGTCCAATTCATTGAGGTTGGTGTAAGTGAGTCTAAGACCGCTTCCAGCTGA
- a CDS encoding PaREP1 family protein, which yields MKLALPKKIEERLKEEPERTGASEEELIVEALLKAFGEPLDPEVKVEMHLKLSEKYVMEAEEFLKKGDLVQASEKAWGAASQIVKALAAREGRELRSHGELHKEVARITGETKDEEIRSLWQSAGMLHQNFYENWLPPEMVKGMVKGNIEDVKKFVGKLRQLLK from the coding sequence TTGAAGCTAGCATTACCTAAAAAGATTGAAGAAAGGCTTAAAGAGGAACCTGAAAGAACTGGAGCTTCGGAGGAGGAGCTGATAGTTGAAGCTCTATTAAAAGCATTTGGGGAGCCCCTCGACCCGGAGGTTAAGGTTGAGATGCATTTAAAATTGTCGGAGAAATATGTGATGGAAGCAGAAGAATTCTTAAAGAAGGGGGATCTCGTTCAGGCATCGGAGAAAGCGTGGGGGGCGGCTTCTCAGATTGTGAAAGCTCTTGCAGCAAGGGAGGGGAGGGAGCTTAGAAGCCATGGGGAATTGCATAAGGAAGTTGCCAGAATCACCGGAGAAACAAAGGATGAGGAGATAAGGTCTCTCTGGCAGTCTGCTGGAATGCTTCATCAGAATTTCTATGAAAACTGGCTTCCTCCGGAAATGGTCAAAGGAATGGTCAAAGGAAACATCGAGGACGTGAAAAAGTTTGTGGGAAAACTAAGGCAACTGTTAAAATGA
- a CDS encoding type II toxin-antitoxin system VapC family toxin encodes MLTGSMRYAKLEFEALVDVGIIVLAHFRNPARKYAAQLLLDALTLKRRILIPVSTYMGAYIIMTKYLKLRSVNVAKALLKTLSVESPTFYENLPKDIVEKAILSASELNVSSWDCYLIELAKNLGINKIYTIDEELAGKVKDVNIENPIPRDIMREYHQYVRERIL; translated from the coding sequence ATGTTGACAGGGAGTATGCGCTACGCAAAATTGGAATTCGAAGCATTGGTTGATGTTGGTATTATAGTCCTTGCACATTTCAGAAATCCTGCACGAAAATATGCTGCTCAACTGTTGCTCGATGCACTTACACTCAAAAGGCGTATCTTAATCCCCGTGAGCACATATATGGGAGCCTACATTATAATGACGAAGTACCTGAAACTTAGAAGTGTTAATGTGGCAAAGGCTTTGTTGAAAACTCTATCCGTTGAATCCCCAACATTCTATGAGAATCTCCCTAAGGATATTGTGGAAAAAGCTATACTTTCAGCGTCGGAGTTAAATGTTTCCTCATGGGACTGCTATCTAATAGAGTTAGCCAAGAATCTCGGAATAAACAAGATATATACGATAGACGAAGAGCTTGCAGGGAAAGTTAAAGATGTGAATATTGAAAATCCAATTCCAAGAGACATTATGAGGGAATACCATCAATATGTTCGAGAGAGAATACTGTAA
- a CDS encoding division/cell wall cluster transcriptional repressor MraZ: MEVIVKVDKQGRIILPKDVRRAIGVEGEMEMVCRVVGDRIILEKFSMEDIHKAFSELEEIAPNLELDTVKVEGEDKYVDREYALRKIGIRSIG, from the coding sequence GTGGAGGTAATTGTTAAGGTGGATAAGCAGGGTCGAATAATTCTCCCGAAGGATGTTAGGAGGGCTATTGGAGTGGAGGGGGAGATGGAGATGGTGTGTAGGGTTGTTGGGGATAGGATTATATTGGAGAAGTTCTCCATGGAGGATATTCATAAAGCTTTTTCAGAGTTGGAGGAGATTGCTCCAAACTTAGAATTGGATACCGTGAAAGTTGAGGGTGAAGATAAGTATGTTGACAGGGAGTATGCGCTACGCAAAATTGGAATTCGAAGCATTGGTTGA
- a CDS encoding UDP-glucose/GDP-mannose dehydrogenase family protein, whose translation MVRGISFFGLGYVGLTTASCLASRGFKVICYDVDESKVDAVNSGRAPFFEPKLDELLRRAVEEGYLKAVKDPKTAVLNSEVTFITVGTPSRDDGSIDLTYVKSASRMIGEALRLKSEWHLIVVKSTVLPTTTENVVGRIIEETSGRRCGEGFGLCMNPEFLREGNAVEDTFKPDRIIIGEVDKRSGDFLEEIYREFYGDELPPIIRTTPVNAELIKYANNSFLAMKVSFINMIANLCQKIPGADVEVIARGIGLDKRIGPLFLKAGAGWGGSCFRKDLEALLDFAIKNCVELPLVEATLKVNRGQPYRVVELARELIGDFRGRRISVLGLTFKPGTDDVRDAVSIRIVRRLLEEGAKVVVYDPKAMNNAKKIFGGDVEYANSVEECLKDSECAIIVTEWDEFKNIKPEDFIRLMRNPAVVDGRRIYDPNVYSRMLKFKVIGFNCWKIS comes from the coding sequence AAGGTTGATGCTGTGAATAGTGGTAGGGCGCCATTCTTCGAACCCAAACTGGATGAACTGTTGAGGAGGGCTGTCGAGGAGGGGTATTTGAAGGCTGTGAAGGACCCGAAAACGGCAGTCTTAAACTCTGAGGTTACGTTTATAACTGTTGGGACGCCTAGTAGGGATGATGGTAGCATAGACTTAACATATGTTAAGAGTGCATCTAGGATGATTGGTGAAGCATTACGCTTGAAGAGTGAGTGGCATCTTATTGTTGTTAAGAGCACAGTTCTACCCACCACAACTGAGAATGTTGTTGGTAGGATTATTGAGGAAACTTCTGGGAGGAGGTGTGGTGAGGGGTTTGGGTTATGTATGAATCCAGAGTTCCTTAGGGAGGGGAATGCCGTTGAAGATACATTTAAGCCTGATAGGATAATCATTGGGGAGGTTGATAAGAGGTCTGGAGACTTCCTCGAAGAAATTTATAGGGAGTTTTATGGCGATGAGCTTCCACCAATTATTAGGACTACCCCTGTTAATGCTGAGTTGATTAAGTATGCTAATAACTCGTTTTTGGCCATGAAGGTTAGCTTCATAAATATGATTGCAAACCTATGCCAAAAAATTCCGGGAGCAGATGTTGAGGTTATTGCTAGGGGAATCGGGCTTGACAAGAGGATTGGCCCACTATTCCTTAAGGCTGGTGCAGGTTGGGGTGGAAGCTGCTTTAGGAAGGATCTTGAAGCCCTACTGGATTTTGCCATTAAGAATTGTGTGGAGCTACCACTTGTAGAGGCTACGTTGAAGGTTAATAGGGGTCAGCCGTATAGGGTTGTTGAGTTGGCTAGGGAGCTCATTGGAGATTTTCGTGGGAGGAGGATATCTGTTTTGGGATTGACATTTAAACCTGGAACTGATGATGTGAGGGATGCAGTATCCATAAGGATTGTTAGGAGGCTTCTTGAGGAGGGGGCTAAAGTTGTTGTTTACGATCCAAAAGCCATGAATAATGCTAAAAAGATTTTTGGTGGGGATGTTGAGTATGCTAATAGCGTTGAGGAGTGTTTGAAGGATTCAGAATGTGCAATTATTGTTACTGAGTGGGATGAGTTCAAAAATATTAAACCGGAGGATTTCATAAGATTGATGAGGAACCCAGCAGTTGTGGATGGTAGGAGAATATATGATCCAAATGTTTATTCTAGAATGTTGAAGTTTAAAGTGATAGGATTCAATTGTTGGAAGATTTCGTGA